The proteins below come from a single Ochotona princeps isolate mOchPri1 chromosome 6, mOchPri1.hap1, whole genome shotgun sequence genomic window:
- the VPS18 gene encoding vacuolar protein sorting-associated protein 18 homolog codes for MASILDEYEDSLSRSAVLQPGCPSVGIPHSGYVTAQLEKEAPIFTKQRIDYTPPERITSLVVSCNQLCMSLGKEALRRIDLSKPNELNQVDLGRKDDAQVHKMFLDHTGSHLLIALSSTEVLYLNRNGQKVRPLARWKGQLVESVGWNKALGTESSTGPILVGTAQGQIFEAELSASEGGLFGPAPDLYFRPLYVLNEEGGPAPVCSLEAERGPDGRGFVIATTRQRLFQFIGRTAEGAEAQGFSGLFAAYTDHPPPFREFPSNLGYSELAFYTPKLRSAPRAFAWMMGDGVLYGALDCGRPDSLLSEERVWEYPEGVGPGASPPLAIVLTQFHFLLLLADRVEAVCTLTGQVVLRDHFLEKFGPLKHMVKDTSTGQLWAYTERAVFRYHVQREARDVWRTYLDMNRFDLAKEYCRERPDCLDTVLAREADFCFRQQRYLESARCYALTQSYFEEIALKFLEARQEEALAEFLQRKLAGLKPAERTQATLLTTWLTELYLSRLGALQGDAEALPLYRETRERFRAFLSSPRHKEWLFASRASIHELLASHGDTEHMVYFAVIMQDYERVVAYHCQHEAYEEALAVLARHRDPQLFYKFSPILIRHIPRQLVDAWIEMGSRLDARQLIPALVNYSQGGETQQVSQAIRYMEFCVNVLGETEQAIHNYLLSLYARGQPASLLAYLEQAGSSPHRVHYDLKYALRLCAEHGHHRACVHVYKVLELYEEAVDLALQVDVDLAKQCADLPEDDEELRKKLWLKIARHVVQEEEDVQTAMACLASCPLLKIEDVLPFFPDFVTIDHFKEAICSSLNAYNHHIQELQREMEEATASAQRIRRDLQELRGRYGTVEPQDKCAACDFPLLNRPFYLFLCGHMFHADCLLQAVRPGLPAYKQARLEELQRKLGASLPPAKGPTRAKEAEAGAAAVGPSREQLKADLDELVAAECVYCGELMIRSIDRPFIDPQRYEEEQLSWL; via the exons ATGGCGTCCATCCTGGATGAGTACGAGGATTCGTTGTCCCGCTCGGCCGTCTTGCAGCCCGGCTGCCCCAGCGTGGGCATCCCCCACTCTG GGTACGTGACTGCGCAGCTGGAGAAAGAGGCACCCATCTTCACAAAGCAACGCATCGACTACACGCCTCCTGAGCGGATCACGAGCCTGGTGGTGTCCTGCAACCAGCTGTGCATGAGCCTGGGCAAGGAGGCGCTGCGCCG CATTGACCTGAGCAAGCCTAATGAACTCAACCAAGTGGATCTGGGGCGCAAGGATGATGCCCAAGTTCACAAGATGTTCCTGGACCATACCG GCTCTCACCTGCTCATTGCATTGAGCAGCACAGAGGTCCTGTACTTAAACCGCAATGGACAGAAGGTACGGCCACTGGCGCGCTGGAAGGGGCAGCTAGTGGAGAGTGTGGGTTGGAACAAAGCCCTGGGCACTGAGAGCAGCACGGGTCCCATCCTGGTGGGCACTGCCCAGGGCCAGATCTTTGAAGCAGAGCTCTCAGCCAGCGAGGGCGGACTCTTCGGCCCTGCCCCCGATCTCTACTTCCGTCCCCTATACGTGCTCAATGAAGAAGGGGGTCCAGCGCCTGTGTGTTCCCTTGAGGCTGAGCGGGGCCCTGATGGGCGCGGCTTCGTCATTGCCACCACTCGGCAACGCCTGTTCCAGTTCATTGGGCGAACAGCCGAGGGGGCGGAGGCCCAGGGCTTCTCGGGACTCTTTGCGGCCTATACTGACCACCCGCCCCCGTTCCGGGAGTTTCCTAGCAACCTGGGCTACAGCGAGTTGGCCTTCTATACCCCCAAGCTGCGCTCTGCTCCCCGGGCCTTCGCCTGGATGATGGGGGACGGCGTGCTGTATGGGGCGCTGGACTGTGGGCGGCCCGATTCCCTACTGAGCGAGGAGCGAGTCTGGGAGTACCCTGAGGGAGTCGGACCCGGTGCCAGCCCACCCCTCGCCATCGTGTTGACCCAgttccacttcctgctgctgctggcagacCGTGTGGAGGCAGTGTGCACACTGACAGGACAGGTGGTGCTTCGGGACCACTTCCTGGAGAAGTTTGGGCCGCTGAAACACATGGTGAAAGACACATCTACGGGCCAGCTGTGGGCCTACACCGAGCGTGCCGTCTTCCGCTACCACGTGCAGCGGGAAGCCCGCGATGTGTGGCGCACCTACCTGGACATGAATCGCTTTGACCTGGCCAAGGAGTACTGCCGTGAGCGGCCCGACTGCCTGGACACCGTCCTAGCCCGCGAGGCCGATTTCTGCTTCCGCCAGCAGCGCTATCTGGAGAGCGCCCGCTGCTACGCGCTCACCCAGAGCTACTTTGAGGAGATCGCCCTCAAGTTTCTGGAGGCCCGGCAGGAGGAGGCCCTGGCCGAGTTCCTGCAGCGCAAGCTGGCCGGTTTGAAGCCGGCTGAGCGCACACAGGCTACACTGCTGACCACCTGGCTGACCGAGCTGTACCTGAGCCggcttggggccctgcagggCGACGCCGAGGCCCTGCCCCTCTACCGGGAGACCCGTGAGCGCTTCCGGGCCTTCCTCAGCAGCCCCCGCCACAAGGAGTGGCTATTTGCCAGCCGGGCATCCATCCACGAGCTACTGGCCAGCCATGGGGACACAGAGCACATGGTGTACTTTGCGGTGATCATGCAAGACTACGAGCGTGTGGTGGCATACCACTGCCAGCATGAAGCCTACGAGGAGGCCCTGGCCGTGCTCGCCCGCCACCGGGACCCCCAGCTCTTCTATAAATTCTCACCTATACTCATCCGCCACATCCCCCGTCAGCTGGTGGATGCCTGGATTGAGATGGGCAGTCGCCTGGATGCCCGGCAGCTCATCCCTGCCTTGGTAAACTACAGCCAGGGTGGTGAGACCCAGCAGGTGAGCCAGGCCATCCGCTACATGGAATTCTGTGTGAATGTGCTGGGGGAGACCGAGCAGGCCATTCACAACTATCTGCTGTCACTGTATGCCCGTGGCCAACCAGCCTCGCTGCTGGCCTACCTTgagcaggctgggagcagccctcacCGAGTGCACTACGACCTCAAGTATGCACTGCGTCTCTGTGCTGAGCATGGCCATCACCGCGCCTGCGTGCACGTCTACAAGGTCCTGGAGCTGTATGAGGAAGCCGTGGACCTGGCCCTACAG GTGGACGTGGACCTGGCCAAGCAGTGTGCGGACTTGCCTGAGGACGATGAGGAGCTGCGCAAGAAGCTGTGGCTGAAGATTGCACGGCATgtggtgcaggaggaggaggacgtgCAGACTGCCATGGCCTGCCTGGCCAGCTGCCCCTTGCTCAAGATCGAGGACGTTCTGCCCTTCTTCCCAGACTTCGTCACTATCGACCACTTCAAGGAGGCCATTTGCAGCTCGCTGAATGCCTACAACCACCACATCCAGGAGCTGCAGCGGGAGATGGAGGAGGCAACAGCCAGTGCCCAGCGCATCCGGCGCGACCTGCAGGAGCTGCGGGGCCGCTACGGCACTGTGGAGCCACAGGACAAGTGCGCCGCCTGCGACTTCCCCTTACTGAACCGCCCTTTCTATCTCTTCCTGTGTGGCCACATGTTCCACGCAGACTGCCTGCTGCAGGCCGTGCGGCCTGGCCTGCCCGCCTACAAGCAGGCCCGGCTGGAGGAGCTACAGCGAAAGCTGGGGGCCTCACTGCCCCCTGCCAAGGGCCCGACCCGGGCCAAGGAGGCCGAGGCAGGGGCTGCCGCCGTGGGGCCCAGCCGCGAACAACTGAAGGCTGACCTCGATGAGCTGGTGGCCGCTGAATGTGTATACTGTGGGGAGCTGATGATCCGCTCCATCGACCGGCCCTTCATCGACCCGCAGCGGTATGAGGAAGAGCAGCTCAGCTGGCTCTAG